In Nocardioides sp. JQ2195, a genomic segment contains:
- a CDS encoding acyl-CoA dehydrogenase family protein produces the protein MINLETPKKHRALIEQAHQVAMNMLRPISRKYDLAEHEYPKELDMLAAMIDGLSESGASEGAGATGVRRDEAETDNTIKNGANLASVMSVAEMCWGDTGLLLSMPRQGLGNSAIASVANDEQLKRFEGTWAAMAITEPSFGSDSAQVSTTARKDGDEYVLNGEKIFVTSGERADSVVVWATLDKSLGRAAIKSFVVTKGTPGMNVERLEHKLGIRASDTAVITFTDCRVPAENLLGSPEIDVKQGFAGAMATFDNTRPLVAAMAIGCARASLDLTRSLLEDAGVEIDYDRPAQTQSAAAAKFLQMEADLEAATLLTMQAAWMADNRKPNSLEASMAKAKAGRVGSDITLSCVELAAGVGYSETELLEKWSRDSKILDIFEGTQQIQQLIVARRILGLSSAELK, from the coding sequence ATGATCAATCTCGAAACCCCCAAGAAGCACCGCGCACTCATCGAGCAGGCCCACCAGGTCGCGATGAACATGCTGCGCCCCATCTCCCGCAAGTACGACCTGGCCGAGCACGAGTACCCCAAGGAACTCGACATGCTGGCCGCGATGATCGACGGGCTCTCCGAGTCCGGGGCCTCGGAAGGTGCCGGCGCGACCGGTGTACGCCGCGACGAGGCCGAGACCGACAACACCATCAAGAACGGGGCGAACCTCGCATCGGTGATGTCCGTCGCCGAGATGTGCTGGGGCGACACCGGACTGTTGCTCTCCATGCCCCGCCAGGGTCTGGGCAACTCCGCCATCGCCTCCGTCGCCAACGACGAGCAGCTCAAGCGCTTCGAGGGCACCTGGGCCGCGATGGCCATCACCGAGCCCTCGTTCGGTTCCGACTCCGCACAGGTCTCCACCACCGCTCGCAAGGACGGCGACGAATACGTCCTCAACGGCGAGAAGATCTTCGTCACCTCGGGCGAGCGCGCCGACAGCGTGGTCGTCTGGGCGACGCTCGACAAGTCGCTCGGCCGTGCCGCGATCAAGTCGTTCGTGGTCACCAAGGGCACGCCCGGCATGAACGTCGAGCGGCTCGAGCACAAGCTCGGCATCCGAGCCTCCGACACTGCGGTGATCACGTTCACCGACTGCCGGGTGCCGGCGGAGAACCTGCTCGGCTCTCCGGAGATCGACGTGAAGCAGGGCTTCGCCGGCGCGATGGCGACCTTCGACAACACCCGCCCCCTGGTCGCCGCGATGGCCATCGGGTGCGCTCGGGCCTCGCTCGACCTGACCCGGTCGCTGCTCGAGGACGCCGGAGTCGAGATCGACTACGACCGTCCGGCCCAGACCCAGTCCGCGGCCGCCGCGAAGTTCCTCCAGATGGAGGCCGACCTCGAGGCAGCCACCCTGCTCACCATGCAGGCCGCCTGGATGGCCGACAACCGCAAGCCGAACTCGCTGGAGGCCTCCATGGCCAAGGCGAAGGCCGGTCGTGTTGGTTCCGACATCACCCTGAGCTGTGTCGAGCTCGCGGCCGGTGTCGGCTACAGCGAGACCGAGCTGCTCGAGAAGTGGTCGCGCGACTCGAAGATCCTCGACATCTTCGAAGGCACCCAGCAGATCCAGCAGCTGATCGTGGCCCGTCGCATCCTGGGTCTCTCGAGCGCCGAGCTCAAGTGA
- a CDS encoding acyl-CoA dehydrogenase family protein yields the protein MSLIRATKNAVTPGGKHGLSNRETRDPIGYAVLALNKLAQSELIDRMGLRKQTEQTVFTVTRSGFKVAGQAGRAFAKKGKKGAPGVRVPAANPKGVFDLTPTEDEQMLVDVVSEFAEEMLRPAAAEANESCTAPDELLKASLEIGLPILGVPEKLGGISEERSAMAGTLVAEALAKGDMGLAVAALAPGAVATAISLWGTDEQQATYLPEFTGEDVPAAALALNESRVLFDVLKPATKATKTDGGYVLNGVKTLVPRGADAELFVVGAELDGKNVLFLVESGSEGLLVEGDPAMGVRAAGLAKITLEDVKVESGAVLGETDGTTYVEAVRLSRLAWCALAIGTGQAVLDYVSAYVNERQAFGEPISHRQSVAFMVANIAIELQSMRLVTYKAASRAAQGKDFSREVALARKICADKGMQIGLDGVQLLGGHGFVKEHPVERWYRDLRAIGLVEGGVLV from the coding sequence ATGTCCCTGATCAGAGCAACCAAGAACGCGGTGACGCCGGGCGGCAAGCACGGCCTCTCCAACCGCGAGACCCGCGATCCGATCGGCTACGCCGTCCTCGCTTTGAACAAGCTGGCCCAGAGCGAGCTGATCGACCGGATGGGCCTGCGCAAGCAGACCGAGCAGACGGTCTTCACCGTGACCCGCAGTGGTTTCAAGGTCGCCGGTCAGGCTGGTCGCGCCTTCGCGAAGAAGGGCAAGAAGGGCGCCCCCGGCGTCCGTGTGCCCGCCGCCAACCCGAAGGGCGTCTTCGACCTCACTCCGACCGAGGACGAGCAGATGCTCGTCGACGTGGTGTCGGAGTTCGCCGAGGAGATGCTGCGTCCGGCGGCCGCCGAGGCCAACGAGTCCTGCACCGCGCCTGACGAGCTGCTCAAGGCGTCCCTCGAGATCGGTCTCCCGATCCTCGGCGTCCCCGAGAAGCTCGGCGGCATCTCCGAGGAGCGCTCGGCGATGGCCGGCACGCTCGTGGCCGAGGCCCTGGCCAAGGGCGACATGGGTCTCGCTGTCGCTGCCCTGGCCCCCGGAGCGGTGGCCACCGCGATCTCGCTGTGGGGCACCGACGAGCAGCAGGCCACCTACCTTCCTGAGTTCACCGGCGAGGACGTGCCGGCTGCCGCACTGGCGCTCAACGAGTCCCGGGTGCTCTTCGACGTGCTGAAGCCGGCCACGAAGGCCACCAAGACCGACGGCGGCTACGTGCTCAACGGCGTGAAGACGCTGGTGCCCCGGGGCGCCGACGCCGAGCTCTTCGTGGTCGGTGCCGAGCTCGACGGCAAGAACGTGCTCTTCCTCGTCGAGTCCGGGTCCGAGGGCCTGCTGGTCGAGGGCGACCCCGCCATGGGGGTCCGGGCGGCAGGTCTGGCCAAGATCACCCTCGAGGACGTCAAGGTCGAGTCGGGTGCCGTGCTCGGCGAGACCGACGGAACGACGTACGTCGAGGCTGTGCGGCTCTCGCGGCTCGCTTGGTGTGCACTGGCGATCGGCACCGGTCAGGCCGTTCTCGACTATGTCAGCGCCTACGTCAACGAGCGCCAGGCCTTCGGTGAACCGATCAGCCACCGCCAGAGCGTCGCCTTCATGGTCGCCAACATCGCCATCGAGCTCCAGTCGATGCGACTGGTGACCTACAAGGCCGCCTCACGTGCTGCCCAGGGCAAGGACTTCAGCCGTGAGGTCGCCCTGGCACGCAAGATCTGTGCCGACAAGGGCATGCAGATCGGCCTCGACGGAGTGCAGCTCCTCGGTGGCCACGGCTTCGTCAAGGAACACCCCGTTGAGCGCTGGTACCGCGACCTGCGGGCCATCGGCCTCGTGGAAGGAGGCGTCCTGGTCTGA
- the def gene encoding peptide deformylase yields the protein MSATEPEVLSPHGPLPEGGRVRPITRWGTPVMHAPQQKVTSFDRELLDLVADMVATMYAAEGVGLAACQIGVDLAVVVFDCPDATGQRTVGVICNPEVTLPDGKDRILDVADEGCLSFPGAFVECGRPDFATATGLGLDGEPVEFSGDGLLARCLQHETDHTLGTVFGDRVSDKNRKKLKKQHDKLAEDYPEGWPVDA from the coding sequence ATGTCGGCGACCGAACCTGAAGTGCTCTCCCCCCACGGCCCGCTGCCCGAGGGTGGCCGGGTCCGTCCCATCACCAGGTGGGGCACGCCGGTCATGCACGCGCCGCAGCAGAAGGTGACGTCCTTCGACCGGGAGCTGCTCGACCTGGTGGCTGACATGGTCGCCACGATGTACGCCGCCGAGGGTGTCGGGCTGGCTGCCTGCCAGATCGGCGTGGACCTGGCCGTGGTGGTCTTCGACTGTCCTGACGCGACGGGTCAGCGCACCGTCGGCGTGATCTGCAATCCCGAGGTCACCCTGCCCGACGGCAAGGACCGGATCCTCGACGTCGCCGACGAGGGCTGCCTGTCGTTCCCGGGGGCGTTCGTCGAGTGCGGGCGGCCCGACTTCGCGACCGCGACGGGACTCGGCCTCGACGGGGAACCCGTCGAGTTCTCCGGCGACGGCCTGCTGGCGCGGTGCCTGCAGCACGAGACCGACCACACCCTGGGCACGGTCTTCGGTGACAGGGTCAGCGACAAGAACCGCAAGAAGCTGAAGAAGCAGCACGACAAGCTTGCCGAGGACTACCCCGAGGGTTGGCCCGTCGACGCCTGA
- a CDS encoding GNAT family protein — translation MKPPLTDATLSRIRDGWADELEVPSHAFEQPGAHVFVHDDSRSLVMIELGDSQVIVGPSNAVDRIEGLTPDRRHDLAAVVHRLEGMDPDPIGVASLAYVDRVITPKGVQVAVGPVQNIDLLRDRCTPEEWEESGLIHMPARIAARRPDGKVAAVAGYERWGRHLAQLGVLTDPELRGQGYAASAAARAAQVAQNENLIPQWRCRVGNVASLEVADRLGFHEVGRQLIVLLPDPAQS, via the coding sequence ATGAAGCCCCCCTTGACTGATGCCACCCTCAGCAGGATTCGCGACGGCTGGGCCGACGAGCTGGAAGTCCCGAGTCACGCGTTCGAGCAGCCCGGAGCCCACGTGTTCGTCCACGACGACTCGCGATCCCTGGTGATGATCGAGCTGGGTGACTCCCAAGTCATCGTCGGGCCGTCCAACGCAGTCGACCGCATCGAGGGTCTCACCCCCGATCGGCGCCACGACCTCGCCGCCGTCGTGCACAGGCTCGAGGGCATGGACCCGGACCCGATCGGAGTCGCCAGTCTCGCGTACGTCGACCGCGTGATCACACCGAAGGGCGTCCAGGTGGCTGTGGGGCCGGTGCAGAACATCGACCTGCTGCGTGACCGCTGCACGCCCGAGGAATGGGAGGAGAGCGGCCTGATCCACATGCCCGCACGGATCGCTGCCCGCCGCCCCGACGGCAAGGTGGCCGCAGTGGCCGGCTACGAGCGGTGGGGCCGTCACCTGGCCCAGCTCGGCGTGCTCACCGATCCGGAGCTCCGGGGACAGGGGTATGCCGCGTCCGCTGCGGCGCGCGCCGCCCAGGTGGCCCAGAACGAGAACCTGATCCCGCAGTGGCGGTGCCGAGTCGGCAACGTCGCCTCACTGGAAGTGGCCGACCGCCTCGGCTTCCACGAGGTGGGCCGCCAATTGATCGTGCTGCTGCCCGACCCGGCGCAGTCCTGA
- a CDS encoding RNA methyltransferase, which yields MADLLPVDDPGDARLADYRDLRDVQLRKSLEVENGLFLAEGAKVVRRAVEAGFTPRSFLMAPRWVEDLSDVLDTTDAPCFVMDEKQVERVTGFHVHRGALASLRRTPLPSVPDVLKGARSVLVLEDLVDHTNVGAVFRSGAALGFDAVLLAPRCADPLYRRAIKVGMGAVFSTPWTRLDDWHGALPMLSGLGFTTIALTLADDATPLEQAVAGQDKVVLVLGSEGHGLSPRWEKSADRRAIIPMREGIDSLNVAAASAVASYITMRR from the coding sequence GTGGCTGACCTCCTGCCCGTCGACGACCCGGGCGACGCTCGCCTGGCGGACTACCGCGACCTACGCGACGTCCAGCTGCGCAAGAGCCTCGAGGTCGAGAACGGTCTGTTCCTCGCCGAGGGCGCCAAGGTCGTTCGCCGGGCAGTCGAGGCCGGCTTCACACCTCGGTCATTCCTGATGGCTCCACGGTGGGTCGAGGACCTGTCCGACGTCCTCGACACCACCGACGCCCCGTGCTTCGTGATGGACGAGAAGCAGGTCGAGCGGGTCACCGGCTTCCACGTCCACCGCGGCGCACTCGCATCGCTCCGTCGAACCCCACTGCCGAGCGTCCCCGACGTGCTCAAGGGCGCTCGGTCCGTCCTGGTGCTCGAGGACCTCGTCGACCACACCAACGTCGGTGCCGTCTTCCGCTCGGGGGCTGCGCTCGGCTTCGACGCGGTGCTGCTGGCCCCACGGTGTGCGGATCCGCTCTACCGACGAGCGATCAAGGTCGGCATGGGCGCAGTCTTCAGCACGCCCTGGACACGACTCGACGACTGGCACGGCGCGCTGCCGATGCTCTCCGGACTCGGCTTCACGACCATCGCGTTGACCCTCGCCGACGATGCCACTCCGCTCGAGCAGGCCGTCGCGGGCCAGGACAAGGTGGTGCTGGTGCTCGGCTCCGAGGGCCACGGGCTGTCCCCGCGCTGGGAGAAGTCCGCCGACCGACGCGCCATCATCCCCATGCGCGAGGGCATCGACTCCCTCAACGTCGCCGCCGCGTCGGCGGTCGCCAGCTACATCACCATGCGACGCTGA
- the cobA gene encoding uroporphyrinogen-III C-methyltransferase, with amino-acid sequence MSDFVPYPSGLRLAGRKVVVVGGGHVAQRRVPPLIASGADVHVIAPEVTPALEGLGHEITIELRGFVESDLDEAWYAIAATDDTETNAAVAEAAEQRRIFCVRSDDAREATAWTPATGHHGTVTVAVLGNREPRQSAQVRDEIMHALREGLLTANHDRTPGVVLVGGGPGDPELVTLAARNALASADVVVADRLAPRELLDELSSETELIDVAKLPRGRSASQDFINEVIVERAKAGKRVVRFKGGDNFVFGRGFEEVIACRAAGVPVEVVPGLSSSIAVPARAGIPVTHRGVTHEFTVISGHLPPGHSESLVNWSAVAQMQGTVVLLMAVLNAPAIAEALMAEGRSPDTPVGVVMDGTMPAERTVLSTLGTLGADIAEQGVKPPAIIVIGEVVAVARPEHFGRG; translated from the coding sequence ATGAGTGACTTCGTCCCCTATCCCTCCGGCCTGCGACTGGCCGGGCGCAAGGTGGTGGTGGTCGGTGGCGGCCACGTCGCCCAGCGCCGGGTGCCGCCGCTGATCGCGAGCGGCGCCGACGTGCACGTCATCGCTCCCGAGGTGACCCCCGCCCTCGAGGGACTCGGCCACGAGATCACCATCGAGCTGCGCGGCTTCGTGGAGAGCGATCTGGACGAGGCGTGGTATGCGATCGCGGCCACCGATGACACCGAGACCAACGCGGCCGTGGCGGAGGCCGCCGAGCAGCGTCGCATCTTCTGCGTCCGCAGCGACGATGCCCGTGAGGCCACGGCCTGGACACCGGCCACCGGGCACCACGGCACCGTCACGGTCGCGGTGCTCGGCAACCGTGAACCGCGCCAGTCCGCACAGGTGCGGGACGAGATCATGCATGCCCTGCGCGAGGGGCTCCTCACCGCCAACCACGACCGCACTCCCGGCGTCGTCCTGGTCGGCGGTGGGCCCGGCGACCCGGAGCTGGTCACCCTGGCCGCTCGCAATGCCCTGGCCTCGGCTGACGTGGTGGTCGCCGACCGGCTCGCTCCGCGCGAGCTGCTCGACGAGCTCTCGTCCGAGACCGAGCTGATCGACGTGGCCAAGCTCCCGCGCGGGCGCTCGGCCAGCCAGGACTTCATCAACGAGGTCATCGTCGAGCGGGCCAAGGCCGGCAAGCGCGTCGTCCGGTTCAAGGGCGGGGACAACTTCGTCTTCGGCCGCGGCTTCGAGGAAGTCATCGCCTGCAGGGCGGCCGGGGTTCCCGTCGAGGTGGTTCCCGGCCTGTCCTCGTCGATCGCGGTCCCGGCACGTGCTGGCATCCCGGTGACCCACCGGGGGGTCACCCATGAGTTCACCGTGATCTCAGGTCACCTCCCACCGGGCCACTCCGAGTCGCTGGTGAACTGGTCGGCCGTGGCGCAGATGCAGGGCACAGTCGTCCTGTTGATGGCCGTGCTGAACGCGCCGGCGATTGCCGAGGCACTCATGGCCGAGGGGCGCTCGCCCGACACACCGGTGGGGGTGGTGATGGACGGCACCATGCCGGCCGAGCGCACCGTGCTCTCCACACTGGGCACGCTCGGTGCAGACATCGCCGAGCAGGGCGTCAAGCCACCGGCGATCATCGTGATCGGTGAGGTGGTCGCGGTGGCCCGTCCGGAGCACTTCGGGCGTGGCTGA
- the cobT gene encoding nicotinate-nucleotide--dimethylbenzimidazole phosphoribosyltransferase: protein MTSPRNLIDATLARVRPLSDDAMRRARERQALLTKPAGALGVLEEVSIQLAGIMDVCPPPAPASPAVAVFAGDHGVLAQGVSPWPQEVTFAMVENIRAGGAAVNVLARSCGAVVRVVDVGVAAEVVGDETVLARNVRRGTADLSVGPAMTRDEAEQAIAVGIEVADQLVDAGHDVLLTGDMGIGNTTPSACLLAALTGTPAEVVTGRGTGIDDETLALKTRIVADAVARLEADADPIDVLAEVGGLEHAGVVGLVLGAAARRVPVILDGVIAGSSALVAQALSRDAIAYCLAGHRSVEPGHRTALAQLELRPLVDLDLRLGEGSGAALAFPLVRAAALVLDEMATFDSAGVTKKDD, encoded by the coding sequence GTGACTTCACCTCGGAACCTCATCGATGCCACCCTCGCCCGCGTCCGCCCGCTCTCGGACGACGCCATGCGCCGGGCCCGGGAGCGCCAGGCGCTCCTGACCAAGCCGGCCGGCGCACTCGGGGTCCTCGAGGAAGTCTCGATCCAGCTGGCCGGCATCATGGACGTGTGTCCGCCGCCGGCCCCCGCCTCACCGGCGGTGGCCGTGTTCGCCGGTGACCACGGCGTCCTGGCCCAAGGTGTCTCGCCGTGGCCCCAGGAAGTCACCTTCGCGATGGTCGAGAACATTCGCGCGGGAGGCGCCGCGGTCAACGTGCTGGCCCGCTCCTGTGGCGCCGTCGTTCGGGTCGTCGACGTCGGTGTCGCGGCCGAGGTCGTCGGCGACGAGACCGTGCTGGCCCGCAACGTGCGCCGTGGCACCGCCGACCTGTCCGTAGGACCCGCGATGACCCGTGACGAGGCCGAGCAGGCCATCGCCGTCGGCATCGAGGTCGCCGACCAGCTCGTCGACGCCGGGCACGACGTGCTCCTCACCGGTGACATGGGCATCGGCAACACCACGCCGTCCGCCTGCCTGCTGGCCGCCCTGACCGGTACGCCGGCCGAGGTGGTCACCGGCCGCGGTACCGGTATCGACGACGAGACACTGGCCCTGAAGACCCGGATCGTTGCCGATGCGGTCGCCCGCCTCGAGGCCGACGCCGACCCGATCGACGTGCTTGCCGAAGTGGGCGGCCTCGAGCACGCCGGGGTCGTCGGGTTGGTCCTCGGAGCTGCAGCGCGTCGGGTGCCGGTGATCCTCGACGGAGTGATCGCCGGGTCGTCGGCGCTGGTCGCGCAGGCCCTCAGCCGCGACGCCATCGCCTACTGCCTGGCCGGGCACCGCAGCGTCGAGCCCGGCCACCGCACTGCCCTCGCCCAGCTGGAGCTGCGTCCGCTGGTCGACCTCGACCTGCGCCTCGGAGAGGGGAGCGGCGCCGCCCTCGCCTTCCCGCTGGTGCGGGCCGCGGCCCTGGTCCTCGACGAGATGGCCACCTTCGACTCCGCCGGTGTGACGAAGAAGGATGACTGA
- a CDS encoding YbhB/YbcL family Raf kinase inhibitor-like protein: MSIERPVSPNPYDLLPATASFTVTSTDVTDGQPLKDDQVAELGNTSPQLSWSDAPEGTKSFVVTCFDPDAPTPSGFWHWVLVDVPADVTSLDAGAAAADLPGRAFHVRNDGGEAGFMGAAPPPNDQVHRYFFVVHAVGEESLGVDSSASPAVVSFNLAFKTLGRAIIHGTYQH; this comes from the coding sequence ATGAGCATCGAACGACCTGTCAGCCCGAACCCCTACGACCTGCTTCCCGCCACGGCCTCCTTCACGGTGACCAGCACCGACGTCACCGACGGCCAGCCGCTGAAGGACGACCAGGTGGCAGAGCTCGGGAACACCTCTCCCCAGCTGTCGTGGAGCGATGCGCCCGAGGGCACCAAGTCCTTCGTGGTCACCTGCTTCGATCCGGATGCCCCGACGCCCAGTGGATTCTGGCACTGGGTGCTGGTCGACGTGCCGGCCGACGTCACGTCACTGGATGCGGGTGCCGCGGCAGCAGACCTGCCCGGCCGTGCCTTCCATGTGCGCAACGACGGTGGCGAGGCTGGCTTCATGGGGGCTGCTCCCCCGCCCAACGACCAGGTGCACCGCTACTTCTTCGTGGTGCACGCTGTCGGTGAGGAGTCGCTCGGGGTCGACTCCTCCGCGTCTCCCGCGGTGGTGTCGTTCAACCTGGCCTTCAAGACCCTGGGCCGCGCCATCATCCACGGCACCTACCAGCACTGA
- a CDS encoding alpha/beta hydrolase fold domain-containing protein yields MTHEVDDRPATVRSRIHSRAMRVARDKRAFEGARNTRLRALRSQAEGDRPPTRLTRLVRAVETTREHGLTTWIVRPRRDAPRVRVVYLHGGGYIHPLTPDYWRLVRALATTPAEVVMPAYPLAPAATADDVVPRLLELVRTPSDLPTVVMGDSAGGALVIVLAQQLRDAGDEQPAGLIALCPWLDATLDEDEVSSLESSDPMLAESGLRAAGRWWAGQRQPDDPLVSPLFGVLNGLAPLDVWIGDRDILRPAVDELERRASGADLRLAIHEVPAMFHVWMTHWFPEAQRTRRALIARLIELSPRRPK; encoded by the coding sequence GTGACCCATGAGGTGGACGATCGCCCGGCGACCGTGCGCTCCCGGATCCATTCCCGGGCCATGCGCGTGGCCCGGGACAAGCGCGCCTTCGAGGGAGCCCGGAACACCCGTCTCCGTGCCTTGAGGAGCCAGGCCGAGGGAGATCGTCCACCCACTCGGCTGACCCGGCTGGTGCGAGCAGTGGAGACGACTCGCGAGCATGGCCTGACCACGTGGATCGTGCGACCCCGTCGCGACGCACCACGGGTCCGGGTGGTCTATCTCCACGGAGGGGGCTACATCCATCCGCTGACGCCCGACTACTGGCGCCTGGTCCGTGCCCTTGCCACCACGCCGGCCGAGGTCGTGATGCCGGCCTACCCGCTGGCACCGGCGGCCACCGCTGACGACGTGGTGCCTCGTCTGCTGGAGCTGGTGCGCACCCCGAGTGACCTGCCCACCGTGGTGATGGGCGACTCGGCAGGCGGTGCCCTGGTGATCGTCCTGGCCCAGCAGCTGCGTGATGCCGGTGATGAGCAGCCGGCGGGTCTGATCGCGCTGTGCCCCTGGCTCGACGCGACCCTGGACGAGGACGAGGTCAGCAGCCTGGAGTCATCAGACCCCATGCTGGCCGAGTCCGGTCTCCGAGCGGCCGGCCGGTGGTGGGCCGGGCAACGGCAGCCCGACGACCCCTTGGTGAGCCCCCTCTTCGGGGTTCTCAACGGACTTGCTCCGCTCGATGTCTGGATCGGGGACCGCGACATCCTGCGGCCAGCTGTCGACGAGCTGGAAAGACGTGCCTCCGGTGCAGACCTGCGCCTGGCCATCCATGAGGTTCCGGCGATGTTCCACGTGTGGATGACGCACTGGTTCCCGGAGGCGCAACGCACCAGGCGCGCCCTGATTGCCCGGCTGATCGAGCTGTCGCCCCGCCGGCCGAAGTGA
- a CDS encoding FMN reductase — MTIRIAVVTAGLSDPSSTRLLADQLSAASVRALESRGHEVHVDVIELRPLAHNLADFMLTGFASGDLEGALASVTRADAVIAVTPVFTASYSGLFKMFFDAVDKDSLDGTPVLIGATAGTARHSLVLEHALRPLFGYLKAVVIPTGVFAASEDFGSTASGSLKSRVERAAGQLAALVADDHSRSARPVKVTIDNPEDTPDFEDMLASLSR, encoded by the coding sequence ATGACCATTCGCATCGCCGTCGTGACCGCGGGTCTCAGCGACCCGTCGTCCACCCGACTGCTCGCCGACCAGCTCTCCGCCGCGAGCGTGCGTGCCCTGGAGTCTCGGGGCCACGAGGTCCACGTCGACGTGATCGAGCTGCGTCCGCTCGCCCACAACCTGGCCGACTTCATGCTCACCGGATTCGCGTCGGGTGACCTCGAGGGCGCACTCGCATCGGTCACGCGTGCCGACGCGGTCATTGCGGTCACACCCGTGTTCACCGCGTCCTACAGCGGACTGTTCAAGATGTTCTTCGACGCTGTCGACAAGGACTCTCTTGACGGCACGCCGGTGCTGATCGGCGCCACCGCCGGAACCGCTCGGCACTCCCTCGTCCTGGAGCACGCACTTCGCCCGTTGTTCGGCTACCTGAAGGCAGTCGTCATCCCCACCGGAGTGTTCGCGGCCAGTGAGGACTTCGGCAGCACGGCCTCGGGCAGCCTGAAGTCGCGGGTCGAGCGGGCGGCCGGCCAACTGGCCGCCCTGGTCGCTGACGACCACTCGCGCTCCGCCCGACCGGTGAAGGTGACCATCGACAACCCGGAGGACACTCCGGACTTCGAGGACATGCTCGCGTCGTTGTCCCGCTGA
- a CDS encoding LLM class flavin-dependent oxidoreductase → MQFGIFTVGDVTTDPATGRTPSEHERIKATVEIAKKAEEVGLDVFATGEHHNPPFAAPANPTVLLANIAAQTERIILSTSTTLITTNDPVRLAEDYAYAQHLADGRIDLMMGRGNTGPVYPWFGKDIRDGISLAVENYALLHKLWREENVDWEGKSRTPLQGFTSTPRPLDGVAPFVWHGSIRSPEIAEQAAYYGDGYFHNHIFWPSSHAAKMVRYYRQRFEHYGHGTADQAIVGLGGQVFMHKNSQEAIKQFRPYFDNAPVYGHGPSLEDFMEMTPLLVGSPQQVIEQTLGFREYVGDYQRQLWLMDHAGLPLKTVLEQLDILGEEVVPVLRKEFAALKPSHVPDGPTHAALVQAAGGPQQSQTVHAGDDVTGTSPEEVLS, encoded by the coding sequence ATGCAGTTCGGAATCTTCACCGTCGGCGACGTCACCACCGACCCGGCCACCGGCCGGACGCCCAGCGAGCACGAGCGGATCAAGGCCACCGTCGAGATCGCCAAGAAGGCTGAAGAGGTCGGCCTCGACGTCTTCGCCACGGGGGAGCACCACAACCCGCCGTTCGCCGCACCGGCCAACCCGACCGTGCTGCTGGCCAACATCGCCGCGCAGACCGAGCGGATCATCCTCTCGACCTCCACCACCCTGATCACCACCAACGACCCGGTGCGACTGGCCGAGGACTACGCCTACGCACAGCACCTCGCCGACGGCCGGATCGACCTGATGATGGGCCGGGGCAACACCGGCCCGGTCTATCCGTGGTTCGGCAAGGACATCCGCGACGGCATCTCGCTCGCCGTCGAGAACTACGCGCTGCTGCACAAGCTGTGGCGTGAGGAGAACGTCGACTGGGAGGGCAAGTCCCGCACCCCGTTGCAGGGCTTCACCTCGACCCCACGCCCGCTCGACGGGGTGGCGCCGTTCGTGTGGCACGGGTCGATCCGCTCTCCCGAGATCGCCGAGCAGGCGGCCTACTACGGCGACGGCTACTTCCACAACCACATCTTCTGGCCGTCGTCGCACGCCGCGAAGATGGTCCGCTACTACCGCCAGCGCTTCGAGCACTACGGCCACGGCACCGCCGACCAGGCCATCGTCGGGCTCGGCGGCCAGGTCTTCATGCACAAGAACTCGCAGGAGGCCATCAAGCAGTTCCGGCCCTACTTCGACAACGCCCCCGTCTACGGCCACGGCCCGTCCCTCGAGGACTTCATGGAGATGACGCCGCTCCTGGTCGGTTCCCCGCAACAGGTGATCGAGCAGACGCTCGGCTTCCGCGAGTACGTCGGCGACTACCAGCGCCAGCTGTGGCTGATGGACCACGCCGGACTCCCGCTCAAGACAGTCCTCGAGCAGCTCGACATCCTCGGCGAGGAGGTCGTCCCGGTGTTGCGCAAGGAGTTCGCAGCACTCAAGCCCTCCCACGTCCCTGACGGCCCGACGCACGCTGCGCTGGTGCAGGCCGCCGGAGGACCCCAGCAGTCCCAGACCGTCCACGCCGGCGACGACGTCACCGGCACGTCCCCCGAAGAGGTGTTGTCATGA
- a CDS encoding ankyrin repeat domain-containing protein, with protein MSELSPEQTERVIALAMDLAREGRTVELLEFLDHGLPVDSVDKDQNSLLMLAAYHAHAETVRALVDRGANVDLRNVRDQSPVAGALFKGADDVVTVLVESGADLDAGTPTARAAAEMFGRSHLLPGP; from the coding sequence ATGAGTGAATTGAGCCCCGAGCAGACCGAACGCGTCATCGCCCTCGCCATGGACCTCGCCCGTGAGGGTCGCACGGTCGAGCTGCTGGAGTTCCTCGACCACGGCCTCCCGGTCGATTCCGTCGACAAGGACCAGAACTCGCTGCTGATGCTGGCCGCCTACCACGCGCACGCGGAGACGGTGCGGGCCCTGGTCGACCGTGGCGCGAACGTCGACCTGCGCAACGTGCGCGACCAGTCCCCAGTGGCCGGTGCCCTCTTCAAGGGGGCCGACGACGTGGTCACGGTCCTGGTCGAGTCGGGTGCCGACCTCGATGCCGGGACGCCGACGGCGCGGGCCGCGGCCGAGATGTTCGGCAGGTCCCATCTCCTCCCGGGTCCCTGA